One genomic region from SAR92 clade bacterium H455 encodes:
- a CDS encoding LytTR family DNA-binding domain-containing protein, translated as MIKVLIVDDESLARIRLQRLLEKKTDIEIVGEARNGLEAVRMAHQYLPGIVLMDVRMPEMDGLDAARQIAKMVPPPAVIFCTAFEDFALRAFDAKAFAYLLKPIKSRELDGALQRAASATRAQLNAQTLSHRRHLCSRTHNGLELVAVEKIRLLQADQKYVTAYTAEGETVLSDTLKDIEKEFSQFFVRVHRSALVARNAIEGLTYAEGHLAVKLRDIAIQPIVSRRLESKLRQLLPQL; from the coding sequence ATGATCAAGGTATTGATCGTAGATGATGAATCGCTGGCGCGGATCCGCCTGCAGCGTCTACTCGAAAAAAAAACGGATATAGAAATTGTTGGAGAGGCGAGAAATGGCCTCGAAGCGGTGCGGATGGCGCACCAATATCTGCCGGGAATTGTGCTGATGGATGTACGCATGCCGGAGATGGATGGCCTCGACGCTGCGCGGCAAATTGCCAAAATGGTGCCGCCCCCGGCGGTTATTTTCTGCACCGCATTTGAAGACTTCGCGTTGCGCGCATTTGATGCCAAAGCCTTTGCCTACTTGCTTAAACCAATCAAATCCCGTGAGCTAGATGGGGCGCTGCAGCGCGCTGCGAGCGCAACCCGTGCGCAGCTTAATGCTCAAACCCTGAGTCACCGACGACATCTCTGCAGTAGAACTCATAATGGTCTTGAGCTGGTCGCAGTGGAAAAAATTCGCCTTTTACAGGCCGATCAAAAATATGTCACTGCCTACACCGCCGAGGGTGAGACCGTACTTTCCGACACGCTTAAGGATATTGAAAAGGAATTCTCACAGTTTTTTGTTCGCGTGCATCGCAGTGCCTTGGTTGCCCGCAATGCCATTGAAGGGTTGACCTATGCCGAGGGTCACCTGGCGGTAAAGCTCCGTGACATAGCTATTCAGCCCATTGTCAGTCGTCGTCTGGAGTCGAAATTACGCCAATTATTGCCCCAGCTTTGA
- the hemC gene encoding hydroxymethylbilane synthase, with the protein MIDNVRLVNHSEGISVPQTIRIATRKSPLALWQAEFVKAKLLENHPQLDVQLVAMTTRGDVLLDTPLAKVGGKGLFVKELEVAMLENRADIAVHSMKDVPMEFPPGLGLTVICEREDPLDAFVSNRYSNLAELPPGSVVGTSSLRRQCQIRATFPELQIKDLRGNVNTRLAKLDYGDYDAIILASAGLMRLGMEARIASRLEPELCLPAGGQGAVGIECRLEDQATIDLLQPLEHRQTRIRVTAERALNRRLEGGCQVPIACYAELDEPGDYITLRGLVGSVDGTHILQDQLSAPVEQAEKLGVELAERLLAAGAGEILAEVYGAG; encoded by the coding sequence ATGATCGATAATGTCCGCCTAGTCAATCACAGCGAAGGAATTTCAGTGCCCCAAACGATCCGAATTGCGACGCGAAAGAGCCCCTTGGCACTTTGGCAGGCCGAGTTTGTAAAAGCCAAATTACTTGAAAATCACCCACAGCTCGACGTCCAGTTAGTGGCCATGACCACCCGCGGTGATGTGCTGCTGGATACGCCATTGGCAAAAGTCGGCGGCAAAGGTCTGTTTGTCAAAGAGCTCGAAGTGGCGATGCTGGAAAATCGTGCCGATATTGCTGTGCACTCAATGAAAGATGTGCCCATGGAATTTCCTCCGGGACTCGGCCTAACAGTTATCTGTGAACGTGAAGATCCCCTGGACGCCTTTGTCTCTAATCGCTATAGCAATCTTGCCGAGTTGCCCCCCGGATCTGTGGTGGGAACGTCCAGTCTTCGTCGTCAGTGCCAGATTCGTGCGACCTTTCCAGAACTGCAAATCAAAGATCTGCGCGGCAATGTTAATACACGCTTGGCGAAGCTCGATTACGGTGATTATGACGCCATTATTCTCGCCAGTGCTGGACTGATGCGGTTGGGAATGGAAGCCAGAATTGCCTCCCGTTTGGAGCCTGAACTCTGCCTGCCTGCTGGCGGCCAGGGTGCTGTGGGGATTGAATGCCGGCTTGAAGATCAGGCCACTATCGACCTATTACAACCCTTAGAACACCGTCAGACACGCATTCGCGTCACCGCCGAGCGCGCTCTTAATCGACGCTTGGAAGGTGGCTGTCAGGTGCCTATTGCCTGTTACGCTGAGTTGGATGAGCCCGGCGATTATATAACGTTGCGCGGCCTGGTCGGCAGTGTCGATGGCACACATATTCTGCAAGACCAACTCTCAGCTCCGGTAGAGCAGGCAGAGAAATTGGGCGTCGAGCTGGCCGAGCGCTTACTGGCCGCAGGTGCTGGTGAAATTCTCGCTGAGGTGTACGGGGCAGGCTAA
- the rnr gene encoding ribonuclease R — protein MSRKEKPTDPYASREASKYQRPVPSREFVLDYLRESVGPLTHEEICVGLQLVDDEQVEAMRRRLRAMERDGQIARNRADGYGTLDKLNLVKGRVIGHPEGYGFVSPLEAGEQDIYLSSRQMRRVFDGDIVLVRIAGRDRRGRPEGTLVDVVERKTTELVGRYFCESGIHFVRPDNPRISQDILIAADQLNGAAPGQIVLVGITDAPSRNSPPSGHVAEVLGDHLDPGLEIEVSIRNYGIPHQWNDAVQAETDAIPDHVTDKEFRVDLRALPLVTIDGEDARDFDDAVYCQPKPRGGWKLIVAIADVSHYVKPGSALDIQAFERGNSVYFPNHVVPMLPEKLSNGLCSLNPHEDRLCMVCEMQISREGDVTKYQFYEAVMYSHARMTYTQVAQIIEERGSAEDANIRDRFATILPQIDSLHDLYRVLHKRRSERGAIDFDTQETRILFDSQRKISQIIPVKRTEAHRLIEECMLAANVCTAQFLEKSKLPALYRVHEGPSEDRLSSVRDFLGELGMGLGGGDDPQPEDYQRVLRSAKNRDDASVIQSVLLRSMSQAVYQAENLGHFGLAFEGYTHFTSPIRRYADLLVHRAIRSLIRSNKKVSGVVRVEGAKAIAKTDIYPYELPRLDETGAHLSVTERRADEATRDVVNWLKCEYLVDRVGQEYSGVVTAVTGFGLFVMLDELYVEGLVHVTGLPKDYYNHEAAQHRMVGERTGRVFRLGDKLRVKVVRVNLDERKIDFELAGEENSANHSGARRPAGKFAGKAAGKVREQDSKSGPKGKKKRGAGARSGGKDSAPGSKRRRNAPKPAGQTPGQGKKGAAAASKKKPKR, from the coding sequence ATGTCTCGAAAAGAAAAACCGACCGATCCCTATGCTAGCCGTGAAGCATCCAAGTACCAAAGGCCTGTGCCGAGCCGAGAGTTTGTTCTCGACTATCTTCGGGAAAGTGTTGGGCCACTGACTCACGAGGAAATTTGTGTGGGTTTGCAGTTGGTTGATGACGAGCAGGTTGAAGCTATGCGTCGGCGCCTTCGGGCTATGGAGCGAGATGGTCAGATTGCTCGCAATCGAGCTGATGGCTACGGTACTTTGGATAAGTTAAATTTGGTCAAAGGCCGCGTTATAGGTCATCCAGAAGGCTATGGTTTTGTCTCACCACTGGAGGCCGGTGAGCAAGACATCTATCTCTCTAGTCGCCAGATGCGCCGCGTCTTTGACGGCGATATTGTATTGGTACGAATCGCCGGCCGCGATCGCCGCGGACGCCCTGAGGGCACTTTGGTGGATGTCGTGGAGCGCAAGACTACAGAGTTGGTCGGACGTTACTTCTGCGAGAGCGGTATTCACTTTGTACGTCCGGATAATCCGCGTATCAGTCAGGACATACTGATTGCCGCCGACCAGCTTAATGGCGCTGCGCCGGGTCAGATCGTATTGGTTGGCATCACTGACGCCCCGTCGCGCAACAGTCCCCCCAGTGGCCACGTCGCTGAAGTACTGGGCGACCACCTAGATCCCGGTCTAGAGATCGAGGTCTCGATTCGCAACTACGGCATTCCCCATCAGTGGAATGATGCAGTTCAAGCAGAAACCGATGCCATACCGGACCATGTTACAGATAAAGAATTTCGTGTTGATCTGCGCGCGCTCCCACTGGTCACTATCGATGGCGAAGATGCTCGGGATTTTGATGATGCGGTTTACTGCCAGCCCAAGCCTCGGGGTGGCTGGAAATTAATTGTCGCCATCGCCGATGTGTCACATTATGTGAAACCTGGTAGTGCTCTAGATATTCAAGCATTTGAGCGGGGTAACTCGGTCTATTTCCCCAACCATGTTGTGCCCATGTTGCCGGAGAAACTGTCCAACGGTCTCTGCTCACTGAACCCCCATGAAGATCGTCTGTGCATGGTCTGCGAGATGCAGATCAGTCGCGAAGGGGATGTTACCAAATACCAGTTTTACGAAGCGGTGATGTATTCTCATGCGCGCATGACCTACACCCAGGTGGCTCAGATTATTGAAGAGCGGGGATCCGCCGAAGACGCCAATATCCGCGATCGATTTGCCACCATTCTGCCGCAGATCGATTCGCTGCATGATCTCTATCGCGTGCTGCACAAACGTCGCAGCGAGCGCGGTGCCATCGACTTCGATACTCAGGAAACTCGCATCCTGTTTGATAGTCAGCGCAAGATAAGCCAAATTATTCCAGTTAAACGCACCGAGGCACACCGCCTGATTGAAGAGTGCATGTTGGCCGCCAATGTCTGCACTGCGCAATTTCTTGAAAAATCTAAGCTACCGGCACTCTATCGGGTTCACGAAGGGCCCAGCGAAGACCGTCTCTCCTCTGTACGCGACTTTCTCGGCGAACTTGGAATGGGCTTGGGTGGCGGTGACGATCCGCAGCCAGAGGACTATCAGCGCGTTTTGAGGTCGGCTAAAAATCGTGATGATGCTTCGGTTATTCAATCAGTGCTGCTGCGATCTATGAGTCAGGCGGTTTATCAGGCTGAAAATCTTGGCCATTTTGGACTCGCCTTTGAGGGTTACACCCACTTCACCTCGCCGATTCGCCGCTATGCCGATCTGTTGGTTCATCGTGCCATTCGCAGCCTGATTCGGAGCAATAAAAAAGTCTCTGGTGTAGTGCGGGTTGAGGGTGCTAAAGCGATTGCCAAAACTGATATTTATCCCTACGAGCTGCCCCGTCTCGATGAAACTGGAGCTCATCTCTCAGTCACTGAGCGCCGCGCTGATGAAGCCACTCGCGATGTGGTCAACTGGCTAAAGTGTGAGTATTTAGTTGATCGAGTCGGTCAAGAATACTCTGGTGTAGTCACTGCTGTGACCGGCTTTGGCTTGTTTGTTATGCTCGACGAGCTCTATGTCGAGGGGCTGGTTCATGTCACCGGTCTGCCGAAAGATTACTACAATCATGAAGCTGCTCAGCATCGTATGGTTGGCGAGCGCACCGGTCGTGTATTCCGTCTCGGTGACAAGCTCAGAGTGAAGGTGGTTCGGGTCAATCTCGATGAGCGGAAAATTGATTTCGAATTGGCTGGTGAGGAGAATTCCGCTAACCATTCAGGGGCTAGGCGGCCAGCTGGAAAATTTGCCGGAAAAGCTGCAGGCAAGGTACGTGAGCAAGATTCTAAGAGCGGCCCCAAAGGTAAAAAGAAGCGTGGAGCTGGTGCTAGATCTGGGGGCAAGGATTCAGCGCCGGGTTCGAAGCGCCGTCGCAATGCGCCTAAGCCTGCAGGACAAACTCCTGGTCAGGGTAAAAAAGGCGCTGCTGCCGCGTCCAAGAAAAAGCCTAAACGCTGA
- the lysA gene encoding diaminopimelate decarboxylase — protein MHHAVSSQDGNLFIESTPLSTIASQFGTPCYVYSKAALSNNFLAYQSALADKEHLICYAVKANSNIAVLQTLAELGAGFDIVSIGELERVLRAGGDPAKVVFSGVAKTASEMQRALELGIHCFNVESEAELELLNRTAASCGAIAAVSLRVNPDVDAQTHPYISTGLKENKFGVDINLAAQVYQHAAQMAHINVIGVDCHIGSQLVDIAPFVAALERLLALVDELAELGITLQHIDIGGGLGVRYENEEPPTPQSYMSAILPLLADRSEILVLEPGRSITANAGVMLTQVQYLKSNGEKNFAIVDAAMNDMIRPALYQAWMDIQPISAGNSGSAVAENAVYDVVGPVCETGDFLAKNRSLAICAGDYLCLMSAGAYGFVMSSNYNSRPRAPEVMVDGEQVHLVRRRETIEDLLSGESLLPAAVR, from the coding sequence ATGCATCATGCCGTTAGCTCCCAGGATGGGAACCTGTTTATTGAGAGCACGCCACTCTCGACTATTGCCAGCCAGTTCGGCACACCTTGCTACGTCTATAGCAAAGCCGCCCTCAGTAATAATTTTCTAGCCTACCAATCGGCACTGGCCGACAAAGAGCATCTAATTTGCTATGCGGTAAAGGCCAATTCCAATATTGCCGTGCTGCAAACCCTCGCCGAACTGGGCGCGGGCTTCGATATCGTCTCTATTGGCGAGCTTGAGCGGGTTCTGCGCGCCGGCGGTGATCCAGCTAAAGTGGTTTTTTCTGGTGTCGCCAAGACTGCCAGCGAAATGCAGCGTGCCTTAGAACTAGGCATTCACTGCTTTAATGTCGAATCCGAAGCTGAGCTTGAGCTACTAAACCGCACTGCAGCCAGCTGCGGCGCCATTGCGGCAGTGTCTCTGCGGGTAAATCCAGATGTGGATGCCCAGACCCACCCCTATATATCAACAGGCTTGAAAGAAAATAAGTTTGGTGTAGATATCAATCTTGCCGCTCAGGTCTATCAGCACGCTGCCCAGATGGCACATATTAATGTCATCGGCGTTGACTGCCATATCGGCTCACAGTTAGTGGATATAGCACCCTTTGTGGCTGCACTGGAACGCTTGCTCGCACTGGTGGACGAATTGGCCGAGCTGGGTATAACACTGCAACATATTGATATTGGCGGTGGTCTTGGTGTGCGCTATGAAAACGAAGAGCCACCCACGCCCCAGAGCTATATGTCAGCAATTTTGCCCCTCTTGGCGGATCGCAGCGAAATCCTAGTATTGGAACCAGGCCGGTCGATTACAGCCAATGCTGGAGTAATGTTGACTCAGGTGCAGTATTTGAAAAGCAATGGTGAGAAGAATTTTGCCATTGTCGACGCAGCCATGAACGATATGATTCGGCCTGCGCTGTATCAAGCGTGGATGGATATCCAACCGATTTCAGCCGGCAACTCTGGCAGTGCTGTAGCCGAGAACGCCGTTTACGATGTGGTCGGCCCTGTCTGTGAGACCGGTGATTTTCTCGCTAAAAACCGATCTCTGGCGATCTGCGCCGGCGATTATCTGTGTCTGATGTCTGCTGGTGCCTACGGTTTCGTAATGAGCTCCAATTACAACAGTCGCCCGCGAGCGCCAGAGGTCATGGTCGATGGCGAACAGGTACATTTGGTCAGACGACGAGAAACTATCGAAGATCTCCTCAGTGGCGAAAGCTTGCTGCCCGCGGCAGTGAGATAA
- the dapF gene encoding diaminopimelate epimerase has product MLMKFTKMHGLGNDFVVIDAVTQNVRITASMVRRLADRKTGIGCDQVLVVEPPSAADIDFDYRIFNCDGAEVEQCGNGARCLARFVHDRQLTGKKSIRVQTSNRVMTLNLINKNLVAVDMGVPELDPSAIPFQADEPALLYDIDINGQAQPIAAVSMGNPHAVLTVTDIDTAPVAELGAALESHERFPNRVNVGFMQIINRTEIKLRVFERGVGETEACGSGACAAAVASIQQELVDSPVTVHLTRGSLKIDWKGAGHPLIMSGPAKTVFHGRIRI; this is encoded by the coding sequence ATGTTAATGAAATTCACCAAAATGCACGGTCTTGGCAACGATTTTGTCGTCATAGATGCTGTCACCCAGAATGTCCGCATAACTGCCTCTATGGTGCGACGCCTAGCCGATCGCAAGACCGGTATCGGCTGCGATCAAGTATTGGTTGTCGAACCGCCCTCCGCTGCAGATATTGACTTTGACTACCGCATTTTCAACTGCGACGGCGCGGAAGTTGAGCAATGTGGCAATGGCGCTCGGTGTCTGGCGCGCTTTGTCCACGATCGTCAGCTGACCGGCAAGAAGTCGATTCGGGTGCAGACCTCAAATCGTGTAATGACACTGAATCTGATCAATAAGAATCTGGTTGCCGTGGATATGGGTGTCCCAGAACTGGACCCTTCGGCGATTCCCTTTCAGGCCGACGAACCCGCCCTGCTCTACGATATAGACATTAATGGACAGGCACAGCCTATTGCTGCGGTCTCTATGGGCAACCCCCATGCGGTGCTAACAGTAACTGATATAGACACAGCACCGGTGGCGGAATTGGGCGCAGCGCTTGAGTCCCATGAGCGTTTCCCCAATCGTGTTAATGTTGGCTTTATGCAGATTATCAATCGCACTGAGATTAAGCTTAGAGTGTTCGAACGCGGCGTTGGCGAAACCGAAGCCTGTGGTTCTGGCGCCTGTGCAGCAGCAGTTGCATCCATTCAGCAAGAGCTAGTCGACTCACCAGTCACCGTGCACCTAACCAGAGGGTCTCTGAAAATAGACTGGAAAGGTGCCGGCCATCCACTGATAATGAGCGGACCAGCGAAGACAGTTTTTCACGGACGTATAAGAATATGA
- a CDS encoding lipoprotein, which translates to MYRYLLAHLFSNLTRINRDTAQRSAGVFFVAIIISGCGNKGDLYLPEDIATTYQVSSSSIQSDQTLANQNKD; encoded by the coding sequence ATGTATCGTTATTTACTTGCGCATTTATTTAGCAATCTAACGCGGATCAATAGAGATACCGCACAGCGATCTGCTGGCGTCTTTTTTGTCGCCATAATCATCTCCGGCTGCGGCAACAAGGGCGATCTATATCTTCCAGAAGATATAGCGACCACTTATCAGGTATCTAGCTCTTCAATACAAAGCGACCAAACACTAGCCAATCAGAATAAAGACTAA
- a CDS encoding DUF484 family protein yields MSKEVETEADPIEKVVREFLRDNPDFLDKNTDILETMVLRHNSGKAVSLVERQVGVMRNRNKEMRSRLDNMLQTAKENDLLFEKSKRLVLNLLEAKTLGALVEAVYDSLGKDYGIEFYSLTLFGDEKKLPRTMARIASTEKANERVGTLIGANRAVCGILREDEMVFLFGERGVQVGSVAAVPLRYDSLYGILAVGNSDPGFYKSSMGTLFLSYIAEILNRVLPNHLK; encoded by the coding sequence ATGAGCAAAGAAGTAGAAACAGAAGCCGACCCAATCGAAAAAGTAGTGCGTGAATTCCTTCGCGATAACCCAGATTTTTTAGATAAAAACACTGATATCCTCGAAACCATGGTTCTGCGCCACAATAGCGGCAAGGCGGTTTCCTTGGTTGAACGTCAGGTTGGTGTAATGCGCAATCGCAACAAAGAGATGCGTTCGCGATTGGATAATATGCTGCAGACCGCCAAGGAAAATGATCTGCTGTTTGAAAAGTCCAAGCGTCTGGTACTCAACCTGCTCGAGGCCAAAACCCTGGGTGCATTGGTCGAAGCGGTCTATGACAGTCTCGGTAAAGATTACGGCATCGAGTTTTACAGCCTGACCCTGTTCGGCGATGAGAAGAAGCTGCCCCGCACTATGGCACGCATTGCAAGCACCGAAAAAGCCAACGAACGTGTTGGCACATTGATCGGTGCCAACCGCGCAGTCTGCGGCATTCTCCGTGAAGATGAAATGGTGTTTCTATTTGGTGAACGGGGCGTTCAGGTGGGATCCGTGGCCGCCGTGCCACTCCGCTATGACAGTCTCTATGGCATTTTGGCGGTGGGCAATAGCGACCCAGGTTTTTATAAAAGCAGCATGGGCACACTCTTTCTCAGCTATATCGCCGAGATACTCAATCGAGTGTTACCGAACCATTTAAAGTAG
- the argH gene encoding argininosuccinate lyase, which yields MSNNENSETKNAAATQTNQAWGGRFNEPVDDFVARFTASVNFDQRLYRQDIQGSVAHASMLCKAGVLTEDERDQIMLGLQEIEAQIEAGEFPWSVDLEDVHMNIEAALTAKIGIVGKKLHTGRSRNDQVATDIRLWLRDQIDHIAPILTRLQDGLIGLAEREANTIMPGFTHLQTAQPVTFGHHLLAWNEMLERDYSRLQDCRTRLNQSPLGAAALAGTTYPIDRQFTAQALAFDKPTENSLDSVSDRDFAIEFCAFASILMTHMSRMSEELVLWTSAQFQFIYLPDRFCTGSSIMPQKKNPDVPELVRGKTGRVNGHLISLLTLMKSQPLAYNKDNQEDKEPLFDTVDTVRDCLRAFADMIPAIESREDMMYEAARRGFSTATDLADYLVRKGIAFRDSHEIVGKSVAYGLAENKDLSEMSLEELQQFSTEISADVFEVLTLEGSVAARDHLGGTAPAQVVAAAHRAKARLDER from the coding sequence ATGAGTAATAACGAAAACAGCGAGACCAAGAACGCCGCAGCCACACAAACTAATCAAGCTTGGGGTGGCCGCTTTAACGAGCCGGTGGATGATTTTGTCGCCCGCTTTACCGCCTCGGTGAATTTTGATCAGCGCCTCTATCGCCAAGATATCCAGGGTTCTGTGGCCCACGCCAGCATGCTCTGCAAAGCCGGCGTGTTAACCGAAGACGAGCGCGACCAGATTATGCTCGGACTGCAGGAAATTGAAGCTCAGATCGAGGCCGGTGAATTTCCCTGGTCGGTGGATCTAGAAGATGTGCATATGAACATCGAAGCGGCTCTCACCGCCAAAATCGGCATTGTCGGCAAGAAATTGCACACTGGCCGCTCGCGCAACGATCAGGTGGCAACCGATATTCGCCTTTGGCTGCGTGACCAGATCGATCACATAGCTCCGATTTTGACCCGCTTACAAGATGGCTTGATCGGCCTGGCAGAGCGTGAAGCTAACACGATCATGCCTGGTTTCACCCATTTGCAAACCGCCCAGCCAGTAACCTTTGGTCATCATCTATTGGCTTGGAATGAAATGCTCGAACGCGATTACAGCCGCCTGCAAGATTGCCGCACACGACTCAATCAAAGTCCGCTGGGTGCTGCAGCCTTAGCGGGAACGACCTATCCAATCGACCGACAGTTTACCGCTCAGGCACTGGCATTTGACAAGCCCACCGAGAACTCTCTCGACTCTGTCAGCGATCGAGACTTTGCCATCGAATTCTGCGCCTTTGCCAGTATCTTAATGACTCATATGTCACGCATGTCTGAAGAGTTAGTGCTCTGGACCTCGGCGCAATTTCAGTTTATCTATCTGCCTGACCGCTTCTGCACTGGCTCGTCAATTATGCCGCAGAAGAAAAACCCTGACGTGCCCGAATTGGTGCGTGGCAAAACTGGTAGGGTCAATGGCCACTTAATCTCTCTGCTAACCCTGATGAAAAGTCAGCCACTGGCCTACAACAAGGACAATCAGGAAGATAAAGAACCGCTGTTTGATACCGTGGATACGGTGCGCGACTGCCTGCGTGCATTTGCCGATATGATTCCGGCCATCGAGTCCCGTGAAGATATGATGTATGAAGCAGCCCGCCGCGGTTTTTCAACAGCCACTGATCTGGCCGATTATCTGGTTCGCAAAGGTATTGCCTTTAGAGACTCCCACGAGATTGTCGGCAAATCTGTCGCCTATGGCCTGGCTGAAAACAAGGACCTCTCGGAAATGTCACTGGAGGAGCTGCAACAGTTTTCCACTGAGATCAGTGCCGATGTGTTTGAGGTTCTAACCCTAGAGGGCTCTGTTGCTGCCCGCGATCATCTTGGCGGCACAGCACCTGCTCAGGTTGTGGCTGCGGCTCATCGTGCCAAGGCGCGGCTCGACGAGCGTTAA
- the cyaY gene encoding iron donor protein CyaY, which produces MNEAQFNQLADELMFSIEESIDDSGADIDYENSAGMLTITCETNGTQIILSRQAAAGEIWLAAKSGGFHFKLEEGIWRNTVSGEPLIDMLSQACLAQSGEAVGFDF; this is translated from the coding sequence ATGAATGAAGCGCAGTTTAATCAGTTGGCAGACGAGCTGATGTTTTCCATCGAAGAGAGCATTGATGACAGCGGTGCAGATATAGATTACGAGAACAGTGCCGGCATGCTCACAATCACCTGCGAAACCAATGGTACGCAGATTATTCTGTCACGACAGGCTGCTGCAGGTGAGATTTGGCTAGCGGCAAAATCCGGTGGTTTTCACTTTAAGTTGGAAGAGGGCATTTGGCGCAATACAGTCAGCGGCGAACCGCTGATTGATATGCTTAGTCAAGCCTGCCTGGCTCAGTCAGGGGAAGCTGTCGGGTTTGACTTCTAG
- a CDS encoding histidine kinase, whose translation MSDSGENQTQIGNYFIPDLCRGQGLLGIFVIAALSALLMALVNNGIGDFDFLWLGKITLFVCWIALISALFLCAARTYLTRLSLPHAALINYLLVLLAAALCAVAAEYWNKYSVGGIWQIDPLSILNTVLIAAIPAGVILRLYYLQQRLYQQQSAGLEARLSALQATIRPHFIFNSMNSLATLIRIDADKAEKTVENLCDLFRYALKDSASVTLQEEVDACQGYLEIEKLRLDERLEYSWDIKIDLNTVRVPPLILQPLIENAVFHGVQPAIQGGSIYITIYRCGAWLTIDLINSLPRPGNNKVALSGITSGHQLALDNLRCRLDAYFSGSAELQETVFKNHYHTRILFKPLEG comes from the coding sequence ATGAGTGATTCAGGGGAAAATCAGACTCAAATAGGCAATTATTTTATTCCTGACCTCTGTCGCGGGCAGGGTTTGTTGGGAATATTTGTTATTGCGGCCTTATCGGCGTTGCTAATGGCGCTTGTTAATAACGGTATTGGCGACTTCGATTTTCTCTGGCTGGGGAAAATCACGCTGTTCGTATGCTGGATTGCCTTAATCAGTGCGCTGTTTCTATGTGCTGCGCGAACCTATTTAACGCGTCTTAGCTTGCCTCACGCAGCGCTCATTAATTACCTTCTGGTTCTGTTGGCCGCAGCTCTCTGTGCTGTCGCCGCAGAATACTGGAACAAGTACTCCGTCGGTGGGATTTGGCAGATCGATCCGCTCTCAATTCTGAATACTGTGCTCATCGCGGCAATTCCCGCTGGCGTAATTTTGCGACTTTACTATCTGCAGCAGCGCCTGTACCAACAGCAGAGTGCCGGTCTCGAAGCGCGGTTGTCGGCATTGCAAGCCACCATTCGGCCGCACTTTATATTTAACAGCATGAACAGTCTCGCGACGCTAATCCGAATCGACGCAGACAAGGCAGAAAAAACCGTTGAGAATCTCTGCGACCTTTTTCGCTATGCCCTAAAAGATAGTGCCTCAGTGACTTTGCAGGAAGAAGTGGATGCCTGTCAGGGCTACCTGGAAATCGAAAAGCTACGCCTCGACGAGCGCCTTGAGTACAGTTGGGATATTAAAATCGACCTCAATACAGTTCGTGTTCCCCCTTTGATCTTGCAGCCATTAATTGAAAACGCGGTTTTCCATGGCGTGCAACCTGCGATTCAGGGAGGCTCAATCTACATCACTATTTATCGCTGTGGCGCTTGGCTGACTATAGATCTGATTAACAGTCTCCCAAGGCCTGGCAATAATAAAGTGGCGCTATCTGGAATTACCTCTGGCCATCAATTAGCGCTGGATAATTTGCGCTGTCGACTCGATGCTTATTTTAGTGGCAGCGCCGAGTTACAGGAAACTGTATTCAAAAATCACTACCATACGAGGATCCTATTCAAACCATTGGAGGGTTAG